One Serratia liquefaciens genomic window, ACGAAGGGGGACGTCTTTCAAGAACCAGGTCAATGCGAAGGCCAGCGCCATAACCCCGGCGGCAATCTGATACACCGAGTGAATGGCCCCGCCAAAGGCTTGCAAATAGTCGTTCTGCAACGTCAACGGCAGATGATGCACCGCCGCCGCGCCCAAAGACCGCGGTAATGCCGTCCCTTCAGGCAGCAGGCTGGCCAACCGGCTGTGCAGCACATTGGTAAAAATCGCGCCGAACACGGCGACCCCGATGGAACCGCCGATAGAGCGAAACAGCGTAGCGCTCGAAGTGGCAACGCCCATGTGTTTTGGCTCGACGCTGTTTTGCGCCGCCAGGATCATCACCTGCATCACCATACCCAATCCCAACCCCAGCAGGCTGATGTAGAGATACAGCAGATGCACCGGCGTCGAGTTTTTCAGCGTCCCCAGCAGTATCATCCCGGCCAGGGCGCAGCAGGTGCCTATAATCGGAAAAATGCGGTATTTGCCGCGCTTGCTGATTAACCGCCCGCTGACGATGGAGCTGAACATAATCCCCCCCATCAGCGGCAGCAGTTGCATCCCGGCCTGGGTCGGCGTGGAATTCTTCACCACCTGCAAATACAGCGGCAGGAAAGTCACCGAACCAAACAGCGACATCCCGACGATAAAACCGACCAATGCGCACAGCAAAAAGGTCCGGTTGCGGAACAAGCCGAGCGGAATGATAGGCTCGCTCGCCAGCCGTTCTTCGTAGATAAAACCGCCCAACGACACCAGGCCAAAAGCCAGAATGCACCACAATTGGCCGTCCGACCAGGCCATTACCGTGCCGCCCTGGCTGGTAAACAGGATAATGCAGGTCAGGGCTGCGGCAAGGTAGCCGGCCCCCAGAAAATCGATTTCATGCTTCACGCGGTTGACCCTGGATTGGAACACCGCGCCAATCACCAACAGTGCGAAAATCCCCAGCGGCAGGTTGATATAGAAAATCCACCGCCATGAGAAATGCTGCACCAGCACCCCGCCAATCAACGGGCCCACCACCGTCGCCAGACCAAATACGCCGCCAAACAGCCCCTGATAACGTCCGCGCTCGGCCGGCGGGATCACATCGCCGACCACCGCCATGGTGACGACCAGCAACCCGCCACCGCCCAGCCCCTGCAAGGCACGCATCAGGATAAGCTGAGTCATGTTTTGCGCCAACCCGCACAGCACCGAACCGAGCAGGAACACCACAATGGCAATCTGCAGCACGATTTTACGGCCAAACAGATCGCCGAACTTGCCATACAGCGGCACCACTATCGTCGATGCCAGCAAATAAGCGGTGACTACCCACGACAGATTTTCCAGCCCGCCGAATTCACCGACAATGGTCGGTAATGCAGTGGACACAATGGTTTGATCGAGCGCCGCCAGCAACATGACCAGCAGCAATGCGGAGAACAACAACCGGATCGAGGGCGCCTGCCCAGACGCCCTGCCGCTGTCTTCGCTGCCTGCCAGATGACTGATACCCATTTAGGTGAGCTCACTTGTAATTAATTAATCGGGTAATTAATATATGAGTGATTCTTTTCTCCGGTCAATGGATCTCACCGCGATGACAGCACAAAACGTTAAAGCCCCGCGCCGCCCTGGTCGGCCAAGCGGCGGCACCAAGGGCACAGAAAAACGCGAGCACCTGCTGGATACAGCGCTTAATTTGTTTGCCCGTCAAGGCATTGCCGATACTTCGCTCAATGCCATTGCCCGTGAAGCCGGCGTCACCCCCGCCATGCTCCACTACTATTTTCACAACCGTGAACAGCTGTTAGACGTGCTGATCGAAGAGCGTTTCCTGCCGGTCCGGCTGGCCGCCGGCAGCGTTTTCGACGCCAATGCGGACGATCCTGTTGCCGCCTTCACCCAACTGGCCCAACGTTTTATCGATATCTCCACCGCACACCCCTGGTTCGCCCCGCTGTGGTTGCGAGAAGTGATGAGTGATAACGGCGTACTGAAGCAGCGGATGGACGAGCGTTTTGGCGATGCGCAACGCAAAGCGGCCCTGAAGTCGATTATGCGCTGGCAGGCAGAGGGCAAGCTGAATGCCGATCTGGAACCCTCTTTGCTGTTTATCACCCTGTTTGGCATGACGCTGCTGCCGCTGGCCACCGCGCCGAAATGGCACCGTGACAACAACAGCCACGGCCCGCAGAGCGCTGAAGTTATCGCGCGCCACGCCATTGCGCTGTTAAGTCACGGCCTGGGGCCGCAGCGCTAAAGGGAGATCCATTTTGGCGCTACGTACCCCCTGTTTATTTACTTAAACGGCCGGCAGTTGGCTGGTTACACAGTGGATCCCCCCGCCACCGGCGGCGATAGCGTCGATATTCAACTGCACCACTTCACGCTGTGGATAAAGCGCCGTCAATAATTCCAAGGCTGCGGCATCCGCTTCGGCATCGCCAAACTCCGGGGCGATAATCGCGCCGTTGATGACAAAGTAATTGATGTAACCGGCGGCAAAATCGGCATTGCCCTTGCTGAAGCGGCTACGACGAGGATCCAGCGGTGGCGATACCGTATGCACCTGTATCTTGCGGCCATCGGCATCCGTGGCCTGCTTGAGGATCGCCAGGTGATCCAGCGTGACCTGATGGTCGTAGGACTCCGGATCGCTGTCCAGATTGGCGATCACCACGCCTGGGCTGACGAAACGGGCATAAAAATCGACGTGAGCGTCGGTAATGTCTTTGCCCTTAATCCCCGGCAGCCAGATGATTTTTCGCAGGCCCAGCATCGCTTTGAGCTCTTGCTCTACCCGATCGCGGCTCCAGCCAGGGTTGCGATTGCGATTGACCCAGCTGCTCTCGGTCATGATGCCGGTGCCATGGCCATCCACTTCGATGCCACCGCCTTCCCCTACCAGGGCGCTGCGGCGCAGTGGATTAACCCCGAAATGCCTGGCCTGGAAAGCGGCCAACTGAGCATCCTTACCGTGCCGTTGCTTATTGCCCCAACCGTTAAAGTTGAAGTCCACCGCCGCCAATTCCCCCGCGTGGTTGGTAACGAAGTTGGCACCGATATCGCGCATCCAAATATCATCGAGCTCGGTAATGACAAAGGTCACATTGTGGCTGCCGCATTTTTTCTCTGCCAACTCTCGTTCGCGTTCACGGCAAAATACCGTCAGCGGCTGGTAAACCGCGATAGCACGGGCAATGCGGCCCAGGGCATCTTGCACGTCCGCCGTGAACTCACCCCAAATCGCCCGCTGTGCGCCAAAAGCGATAAATGCACATTGCTGAGGCTCGCCCTCATCGGGCATGCGCCAGCTTCCGCCAGCCGTTTTCTGAGCCGCGTGGCTGGACAATGACGCCAACCCCATCGAGGCCGTCAGGCTAATGCCGGCAATCAGGGAAGCCTGTTTGATAAATTCACGACGTGTTGACATGGTTTGCTCCTGTATTGCCGCCAAAACAATTAGCTAATCTATTCAGCAAAAGACGGCGTGATGTCGATAACGGTTATGTTAATCCCTTTAATCCGGGTAAAACAAAGGATACATTTAGCGGACACCTGATTAGATAGGCTTATCAATAATGCTTAAGCACTGGCCCCCGATGAACGCCCTGCGCGGTTTTGAAGCCGCCGCCCGGCTGGGCAGTTTCCACCAGGCCGCCGATGAGCTGCACCTCACTCAGTCGGCGATCAGCCAACAAATTCGCAGCCTTGAAGCCTTCCTGGAGCAACCGCTGTTTTTCCGCAGCGGCCGCAGCGTCAGCCTGACCGATGCCGGTCAGGATCTCTACAGCACTGCCCAGGTGATGCTGCAACAGTTGGCCGTTGGCATCCGCCGTCTGGAGCAGTACCGCAAACCCAACCAACTGATCGTCAACACTACGCCGGCGTTCGCCCGCCACTGGCTGGTTCCACGCCTTAAAAGCTTCCACCGGCAGCACCCGGATATCGACCTGTGGCTGTTCACCACCTTCGATCCACCGGATATGGCGACCGAAACCGTCGATCTGGCGATCCGCGACGATCTCAGCGCGCAAATTGAATGTAGCCTCAAAATGCTGCATCAGGATCGGCTCTATCCGGCTTGCCATCCTGAGCTGCTGAAGCGGGATAAGGCACAACGCACCACCTTGCACGGCGAACGTGAGATGGACTGGAGCCATTGGGCGGTTCAGGGCGGCGCCAACGTCGGGCAAAGCAGCCACGGCCTGAACTTCTCCGATCCCGGCCTGCTGTTGGATGCGGCCTGCGACGGCCTGGGCATCGCTCTGGTCAGCCAACTGCTGGCACAGCAGGCACAGGCCAGAGGCCTGCTGCAGCCACTGACGGAACAAAGCGTGCGCGGCCCCCATTGGGCATGGCTGATTCATCGCGACAGCGAGAATAATCCCCTCACTCAGCATTTCTGTGAGTGGTTACTAACTCAATTACCGGCGGCGATTTAACGTTCTACCTCACGCTTCCAAACGCAGGATAAAGCGCGACGGATTGAGCGGTGCTACTTTCAATCAAGCGCCCGAACAAGCTTAAACAATGGCGCTAAGTGGTTGTTGAGATTGAATTCACCTGTCATCGTTCAATTCGAAAAGGAAAGGCTATGCATTCTGGTTTATTAAAAACATTAGCACTTGGCGTGGCGTTAGCCACGCTCAGCCCTTCGGTATTCGCCGCTAATCTGAACGCCGGTGCCGTGGCGGCACCGGATCAATACGGTGCCAAAGTGGCCGCACAAATTTTGCAGGCCGGCGGTAATGCTGTCGATGCTGCGGTCGCGACCGCCTTTACGCTGGCGGTGACCTACCCGGAGGCCGGCAACATCGGCGGCGGCGGTTTTATGACCCTGTACGTCGACGGCAAGCCCTACTTCCTCGACTACCGGGAAGTCGCGCCCAAAGCGGCCACCAAAACCATGTACCTTAACGAAAAAGGCGAAGTGATCGAAAACCTCAGCCTGGTGGGCACCAAGGCCGCCGGCGTACCCGGCACGGTACTCGGGCTGTGGGAGGCGCATAAACGCTTCGGCAAGTTGCCCTGGGCAGAGCTGCTGACCCCGGCTATCGGCTATGCGCAACAAGGCTTTAAGGTGGCCGATCAGCAATACCAATACCGCGAGGATGCCAACAAGCTGTTCGCTGAAAAAACCAACTTCGGCGATTACTTTGGCAGCATGAAACCCGGCGCGGTGTTTAAACAGCCGGAGCTGGCCAAAACGCTGGAGCGCATCGCCAACCGGGGTGCAGAGGACTTCTATCAGGGGGAAACCGCCAAACTGTTGATCGCCCAGATGCAGCACGATGGCGGCCTGATCACCCAGCAGGATTTGACTGACTATCGGGTGAAGTGGCGCGAACCGATGAAAATCGCCTGGCGCGGCAATACCCTTTATACCGCCCCGCTGCCCAGCTCAGGTGGCATCGCGCTGGCGCAGTTACTGGGCATAAAAGAAGACCGAGCTGCCGATTTCAAAGGCGTAGCGCTTAATTCCGCCCGCTATATTCACTTACTGTCGGAAATCGAAAAGCGCGTCTTTGCCGATCGCGCCGATTACCTTGGCGATCCTGACTTTGCCAAGGTGCCGGTTGCCCAGTTGGTCGCCCCGGATTATTTGCAAAAGCGGGCTGCGGAGATCAACCCGACCGCCATTTCACCGACCGAAAAGGTGCGCCCAGGGTTAGAGCCCCATCAAACCACGCATTTCTCGATTGTTGACGCTCAGGGTAACGCGGTCAGCAATACCTATACGCTGAACTGGGACTTCGGCAGCGGTGTCGTGGTGAAAGGCGCAGGCTTCCTGTTGAATGACGAAATGGACGACTTCAGCGCCAAACCGGGCGTGGCCAATGCCTTTGGCGTGGTCGGTAGCGACGCCAACGCCATTGAGCCGGGCAAACGCATGCTTTCGTCCATGAGCCCGACCATTATCACCCGCGACGGCAACGTTAGCCTGGTGATCGGTACCCCTGGCGGTTCCCGCATTTTCACCTCGATTTTCCAGGTGATAAACAATCTCTATGACTACCGGTTACCGCTGGAGCAAGCGGTGGCCGCTCAGCGCGTCCATCACCAACTGTTGCCGAAAGACACTATCTTCTACGACGCTTTTGCCCCACTGACCGGCAACGTGGCCGACCAGTTGAAAGCCATGGGATACACACTGGAAGATCAGGGCTGGTACATGGGGGATATACAGGCGATCCGCGTCAATGGTGACACGCCGGAAACCGCCTCCGATCCGCGTGGCCGTGGTGTGGGGTTGGTAGTGAAGAAATAACGACAAAAAACCGGGCGCCTCGGTGAGAAATGCGCCCGGTTTTTATTTTTACTCTGCGGCACGTATGACATTTGTTTGATTTACGCTCTCAAGTTGCTCGCTTAACCAACAGGCACACAGTTTATTCCTAATTTCCGACACGTAATGCCTTCATTTCTTATACTCTCCTGCCGACCCGTTAACGGGCCGCGTTTCTTTTCTATCCCCACCCACAAGGAGTCATCATGAAAAATAACGAGCGCAAGCATCTCACGCGCCCGGAGATCGAGCGCATGCTGGTCGCCGCCGGCGACAGCCCCGATCCGGAACGCAATACCTGCCTGCTGTGGATGTGCTTTATTCACGGCTGCCGGGTCAGTGAACTGACCGGGCTGCATCTGGCAGATCTGGATATGGCGGCAGGCAGCCTGTACGTGCGTCGCCTCAAAAACGGGCTGTCTACCGTGCAACCTCTGCATCCCATGGAGCGTGATTTGCTGGCGCGCTGGCTGGAGCGCAGACAGCGCTACCCGGGGGCGAACGATTACGACTGGCTATTTTTATCCCACAAGGGCGGGCGGCTTTCTCGCTCCCGCATTTATCGGATACTGAAGCAATTAGGGGAACGGGCAGGACTGACGATTGCGGTACATCCCCATATGTTACGTCACGCCTGCGGCTACGCGTTGGCGGATAAAGGGGCGGATACCCGGCTGATTCAGGATTATCTTGGCCATCGCAACATCCAGCATACTGTGCTGTATACGGCCAGTAATGCAGGACGATTCAAGGCGTTGTGGTTCGAGGAAAATGTAACATTTTGAACCAAAGTGTCACTATACTAAGTTTCTGCTGCTAAAAACGTCAATTTTTTTCTGCAAAATTTCCGCAATTTGATTTTTATTTTTGAATATCATCCAGTTACAATCATCTACCTGAAACGTCATTTTCCAGCATATTATACTTTCCCACTTTTAAGCCTTGTTGCTCTGTCGTTACTCAATTCACTAATCCAGTTTATTACGCTGAAATAGCGCCATCCATGGCCTTTTTTTAGCGATATCGTACGCCATCATCCGCCTTTTTAGTCATAAATCCATAATGTGACACTTTGGTTCATTATGTTGCGTTTTTATCGGTCGCAAAACGGGGCTTATTCAGCCATTTTTATGCCTCACAGGGAGTGTGCAGACATGCCAAAAATCCACCGCGTGGCAGGGCTCACCCGCCGCAAATTCGTCGGGCTGACTGCCGCCCTGATGCTGGTCAACACCGGTTGCCTGGCCAACCTGACGGTCTACCCGATCAGCGCCGACATCGGTCCCGGCCAGGAGGCCACCACGCTGCAGGTGCTGTCCAAATCACCGCAGACCCAATACGTCCGTGTCGGCGTTAAACGTATCCTCAACCCGGCCACCCCACGCGAAACCGAGGTCGATGTCGCC contains:
- a CDS encoding MDR family MFS transporter, coding for MGISHLAGSEDSGRASGQAPSIRLLFSALLLVMLLAALDQTIVSTALPTIVGEFGGLENLSWVVTAYLLASTIVVPLYGKFGDLFGRKIVLQIAIVVFLLGSVLCGLAQNMTQLILMRALQGLGGGGLLVVTMAVVGDVIPPAERGRYQGLFGGVFGLATVVGPLIGGVLVQHFSWRWIFYINLPLGIFALLVIGAVFQSRVNRVKHEIDFLGAGYLAAALTCIILFTSQGGTVMAWSDGQLWCILAFGLVSLGGFIYEERLASEPIIPLGLFRNRTFLLCALVGFIVGMSLFGSVTFLPLYLQVVKNSTPTQAGMQLLPLMGGIMFSSIVSGRLISKRGKYRIFPIIGTCCALAGMILLGTLKNSTPVHLLYLYISLLGLGLGMVMQVMILAAQNSVEPKHMGVATSSATLFRSIGGSIGVAVFGAIFTNVLHSRLASLLPEGTALPRSLGAAAVHHLPLTLQNDYLQAFGGAIHSVYQIAAGVMALAFALTWFLKDVPLRQK
- a CDS encoding TetR/AcrR family transcriptional regulator, whose protein sequence is MSDSFLRSMDLTAMTAQNVKAPRRPGRPSGGTKGTEKREHLLDTALNLFARQGIADTSLNAIAREAGVTPAMLHYYFHNREQLLDVLIEERFLPVRLAAGSVFDANADDPVAAFTQLAQRFIDISTAHPWFAPLWLREVMSDNGVLKQRMDERFGDAQRKAALKSIMRWQAEGKLNADLEPSLLFITLFGMTLLPLATAPKWHRDNNSHGPQSAEVIARHAIALLSHGLGPQR
- a CDS encoding agmatine deiminase family protein, giving the protein MSTRREFIKQASLIAGISLTASMGLASLSSHAAQKTAGGSWRMPDEGEPQQCAFIAFGAQRAIWGEFTADVQDALGRIARAIAVYQPLTVFCRERERELAEKKCGSHNVTFVITELDDIWMRDIGANFVTNHAGELAAVDFNFNGWGNKQRHGKDAQLAAFQARHFGVNPLRRSALVGEGGGIEVDGHGTGIMTESSWVNRNRNPGWSRDRVEQELKAMLGLRKIIWLPGIKGKDITDAHVDFYARFVSPGVVIANLDSDPESYDHQVTLDHLAILKQATDADGRKIQVHTVSPPLDPRRSRFSKGNADFAAGYINYFVINGAIIAPEFGDAEADAAALELLTALYPQREVVQLNIDAIAAGGGGIHCVTSQLPAV
- a CDS encoding LysR family transcriptional regulator, encoding MLKHWPPMNALRGFEAAARLGSFHQAADELHLTQSAISQQIRSLEAFLEQPLFFRSGRSVSLTDAGQDLYSTAQVMLQQLAVGIRRLEQYRKPNQLIVNTTPAFARHWLVPRLKSFHRQHPDIDLWLFTTFDPPDMATETVDLAIRDDLSAQIECSLKMLHQDRLYPACHPELLKRDKAQRTTLHGEREMDWSHWAVQGGANVGQSSHGLNFSDPGLLLDAACDGLGIALVSQLLAQQAQARGLLQPLTEQSVRGPHWAWLIHRDSENNPLTQHFCEWLLTQLPAAI
- the ggt gene encoding gamma-glutamyltransferase, giving the protein MHSGLLKTLALGVALATLSPSVFAANLNAGAVAAPDQYGAKVAAQILQAGGNAVDAAVATAFTLAVTYPEAGNIGGGGFMTLYVDGKPYFLDYREVAPKAATKTMYLNEKGEVIENLSLVGTKAAGVPGTVLGLWEAHKRFGKLPWAELLTPAIGYAQQGFKVADQQYQYREDANKLFAEKTNFGDYFGSMKPGAVFKQPELAKTLERIANRGAEDFYQGETAKLLIAQMQHDGGLITQQDLTDYRVKWREPMKIAWRGNTLYTAPLPSSGGIALAQLLGIKEDRAADFKGVALNSARYIHLLSEIEKRVFADRADYLGDPDFAKVPVAQLVAPDYLQKRAAEINPTAISPTEKVRPGLEPHQTTHFSIVDAQGNAVSNTYTLNWDFGSGVVVKGAGFLLNDEMDDFSAKPGVANAFGVVGSDANAIEPGKRMLSSMSPTIITRDGNVSLVIGTPGGSRIFTSIFQVINNLYDYRLPLEQAVAAQRVHHQLLPKDTIFYDAFAPLTGNVADQLKAMGYTLEDQGWYMGDIQAIRVNGDTPETASDPRGRGVGLVVKK
- a CDS encoding tyrosine-type DNA invertase, translated to MKNNERKHLTRPEIERMLVAAGDSPDPERNTCLLWMCFIHGCRVSELTGLHLADLDMAAGSLYVRRLKNGLSTVQPLHPMERDLLARWLERRQRYPGANDYDWLFLSHKGGRLSRSRIYRILKQLGERAGLTIAVHPHMLRHACGYALADKGADTRLIQDYLGHRNIQHTVLYTASNAGRFKALWFEENVTF